A window of the Cynocephalus volans isolate mCynVol1 chromosome 10, mCynVol1.pri, whole genome shotgun sequence genome harbors these coding sequences:
- the HIF3A gene encoding hypoxia-inducible factor 3-alpha isoform X2: protein MDWLRDRSSTELRKEKSRDAARSRRSQETEVLYQLAHTLPFARGVSAHLDKASIMRLTISYLRMHRLCAAGEWNQVGAGGEPLDACYLKALEGFVMVLTAEGDMAYLSENVSKHLGLSQLELIGHSIFDFIHPCDQEELQDALTPQQSLSKKKPEAPTGRCFSLRMKSTLTSRGRTLNLKAATWKVLHCSGHMKAYKPPAKTSPAGSPNLEPPFQCLVLICEAIPHPGSLEPPLGRGAFLSRHSLDMKFTYCDERIAEVAGYSPDDLIGCSAYEYIHALDSDAVSRSIHTLLSKGQAVTGQYRFLARSGGYLWTQTQATVVSGGRGPQSESIVCVHFLISRVEETGVVLSLEQTERHSRRPIQPSQKDSPNPGDNLDAPGPRILAFLHPPALSEATLAADPRRFCSPDLRHLLAPILDGAPAATTPSTPPAARCSQSPLPADLPDELPMGMENAHRLSASRKDLEAVETDLDIAQDVDALDLEMLAPYISMDDDFQLNSSEQLPRVYHRPPRAVPRPRARSFHGLSPPPPEPFLLPRWGSDPRLSCSSPSRGDPSASSSVAGSRKRALAQSSEDEAEGVELLGVRPPKRSTSPEPESFLLFPLSLSFLLTGGPTLGSQQDPSTHLLDLNEPLGLGPSLLSLYQDEDTTQPGSHFEPATGLAQAN, encoded by the exons ATGGACTGGCTCAGGGACAG GTCAAGCACGGAGCTGCGCAAGGAAAAGTCCCGGGACGCGGCCCGCAGCCGGCGCAGCCAGGAGACCGAGGTGCTGTACCAGCTGGCGCACACGCTGCCCTTCGCTCGTGGAGTCAGCGCCCACCTGGACAAGGCCTCCATCATGCGCCTCACCATCAGCTACTTGCGCATGCACCGCCTCTGCGCCGCAG GGGAGTGGAACCAGGTGGGAGCAGGGGGAGAACCACTGGATGCCTGCTACCTGAAGGCCCTGGAGGGCTTCGTCATGGTGCTCACCGCCGAGGGAGACATGGCTTACCTGTCGGAGAATGTCAGCAAACACCTGGGCCTCAGTCAG CTGGAGCTCATCGGACACAGTATCTTTGATTTCATTCATCCCTGTGACCAAGAGGAGCTTCAGGATGCCCTGACCCCCCAACAGA GCCTGTCCAAGAAGAAACCAGAGGCCCCCACTGGACGGTGCTTCTCCTTGCGCATGAAGAGCACCCTCACCAGCCGCGGACGCACCCTCAACCTCAAGGCGGCCACCTGGAAG GTGCTGCACTGCTCTGGACATATGAAGGCCTATAAGCCCCCCGCAAAGACTTCCCCAGCTGGGAGCCCCAACTTGGAACCCCCTTTTCAATGCCTGGTGCTCATCTGTGAAGCCATCCCCCACCCAGGCAGCCTGGAGCCCCCGCTGGGTCGGGGGGCCTTTCTCAGCCGCCACAGCCTGGATATGAAGTTCACTTACTGCGATGAGAG GATCGCAGAGGTTGCCGGCTACAGCCCTGATGACCTAATTGGCTGCTCCGCCTATGAGTACATCCACGCACTGGACTCGGATGCAGTCAGCAGGAGCATCCACACCC TGCTGAGCAAGGGCCAGGCAGTAACAGGGCAGTATCGCTTCCTAGCCCGGAGTGGTGGCTACCTGTGGACCCAGACCCAGGCTACGGTGGTATCAGGAGGCCGGGGCCCCCAGTCGGAGAGTATCGTCTGCGTCCACTTCCTGATCAG CCGGGTGGAAGAGACCGGAGTGGTGCTGTCCCTGGAGCAAACGGAGCGACACTCTCGCAGACCCATTCAGCCTTCTCAGAAGGACTCTCCTAATCCTGGGGACAACCTTG ATGCCCCTGGGCCCCGGATTCTTGCCTTCCTGCACCCCCCCGCCCTGAGTGAGGCCACCCTGGCTGCAGACCCCCGCCGTTTCTGTAGCCCTGACCTCCGTCACCTTCTAGCGCCCATCCTGGATGGGGCTCCGGCAGCCACCACCCCCAGCACACCGCCAGCTGCGCGGTGCTCCCAAAGTCCCCTTCCG GCTGATCTCCCAGATGAACTGCCTATGGGCATGGAGAATGCACACAGACTCTCTGCTTCCAGGAAAGACCTCGAGGCAGTAGAGACAGATCTAGATATAGCTCAG GATGTCGATGCTCTGGATTTGGAGATGCTGGCCCCCTACATCTCCATGGATGATGACTTCCAGCTCAACTCCAGCGAGCAGCTACCCAGGGTCTACCACAGACCTCCAAGGGCTGTCCCCCGGCCCCGTGCCCGGAGCTTCCATGGCCTatcacccccaccccctgaaCCCTTCCTGCTGCCCCGCTGGGGAAGCGACCCCAGGCTGAGCTGCTCCAGCCCTTCCAGAGGAGACCCTTCAGCATCCTCCTCAGTGGCTGGGTCTCGGAAGAG GGCCCTGGCCCAGAGCTCAGAGGACGAGGCTGAGGGGGTAGAACTGCTGGGAGTGAGACCCCCCAAACGATCCACCAGCCCAGAACCTGAAAGCTTCCTGCTGTTTCCCCTCAGCCTG AGTTTCCTTCTGACAGGAGGACCAACCCTAGGGAGCCAGCAGGATCCCAGCACCCACCTCCTGGACCTGAATGAGCCCCTGG
- the HIF3A gene encoding hypoxia-inducible factor 3-alpha isoform X1: MALGLQRARSSTELRKEKSRDAARSRRSQETEVLYQLAHTLPFARGVSAHLDKASIMRLTISYLRMHRLCAAGEWNQVGAGGEPLDACYLKALEGFVMVLTAEGDMAYLSENVSKHLGLSQLELIGHSIFDFIHPCDQEELQDALTPQQSLSKKKPEAPTGRCFSLRMKSTLTSRGRTLNLKAATWKVLHCSGHMKAYKPPAKTSPAGSPNLEPPFQCLVLICEAIPHPGSLEPPLGRGAFLSRHSLDMKFTYCDERIAEVAGYSPDDLIGCSAYEYIHALDSDAVSRSIHTLLSKGQAVTGQYRFLARSGGYLWTQTQATVVSGGRGPQSESIVCVHFLISRVEETGVVLSLEQTERHSRRPIQPSQKDSPNPGDNLDAPGPRILAFLHPPALSEATLAADPRRFCSPDLRHLLAPILDGAPAATTPSTPPAARCSQSPLPADLPDELPMGMENAHRLSASRKDLEAVETDLDIAQDVDALDLEMLAPYISMDDDFQLNSSEQLPRVYHRPPRAVPRPRARSFHGLSPPPPEPFLLPRWGSDPRLSCSSPSRGDPSASSSVAGSRKRALAQSSEDEAEGVELLGVRPPKRSTSPEPESFLLFPLSLSFLLTGGPTLGSQQDPSTHLLDLNEPLGLGPSLLSLYQDEDTTQPGSHFEPATGLAQAN; the protein is encoded by the exons GTCAAGCACGGAGCTGCGCAAGGAAAAGTCCCGGGACGCGGCCCGCAGCCGGCGCAGCCAGGAGACCGAGGTGCTGTACCAGCTGGCGCACACGCTGCCCTTCGCTCGTGGAGTCAGCGCCCACCTGGACAAGGCCTCCATCATGCGCCTCACCATCAGCTACTTGCGCATGCACCGCCTCTGCGCCGCAG GGGAGTGGAACCAGGTGGGAGCAGGGGGAGAACCACTGGATGCCTGCTACCTGAAGGCCCTGGAGGGCTTCGTCATGGTGCTCACCGCCGAGGGAGACATGGCTTACCTGTCGGAGAATGTCAGCAAACACCTGGGCCTCAGTCAG CTGGAGCTCATCGGACACAGTATCTTTGATTTCATTCATCCCTGTGACCAAGAGGAGCTTCAGGATGCCCTGACCCCCCAACAGA GCCTGTCCAAGAAGAAACCAGAGGCCCCCACTGGACGGTGCTTCTCCTTGCGCATGAAGAGCACCCTCACCAGCCGCGGACGCACCCTCAACCTCAAGGCGGCCACCTGGAAG GTGCTGCACTGCTCTGGACATATGAAGGCCTATAAGCCCCCCGCAAAGACTTCCCCAGCTGGGAGCCCCAACTTGGAACCCCCTTTTCAATGCCTGGTGCTCATCTGTGAAGCCATCCCCCACCCAGGCAGCCTGGAGCCCCCGCTGGGTCGGGGGGCCTTTCTCAGCCGCCACAGCCTGGATATGAAGTTCACTTACTGCGATGAGAG GATCGCAGAGGTTGCCGGCTACAGCCCTGATGACCTAATTGGCTGCTCCGCCTATGAGTACATCCACGCACTGGACTCGGATGCAGTCAGCAGGAGCATCCACACCC TGCTGAGCAAGGGCCAGGCAGTAACAGGGCAGTATCGCTTCCTAGCCCGGAGTGGTGGCTACCTGTGGACCCAGACCCAGGCTACGGTGGTATCAGGAGGCCGGGGCCCCCAGTCGGAGAGTATCGTCTGCGTCCACTTCCTGATCAG CCGGGTGGAAGAGACCGGAGTGGTGCTGTCCCTGGAGCAAACGGAGCGACACTCTCGCAGACCCATTCAGCCTTCTCAGAAGGACTCTCCTAATCCTGGGGACAACCTTG ATGCCCCTGGGCCCCGGATTCTTGCCTTCCTGCACCCCCCCGCCCTGAGTGAGGCCACCCTGGCTGCAGACCCCCGCCGTTTCTGTAGCCCTGACCTCCGTCACCTTCTAGCGCCCATCCTGGATGGGGCTCCGGCAGCCACCACCCCCAGCACACCGCCAGCTGCGCGGTGCTCCCAAAGTCCCCTTCCG GCTGATCTCCCAGATGAACTGCCTATGGGCATGGAGAATGCACACAGACTCTCTGCTTCCAGGAAAGACCTCGAGGCAGTAGAGACAGATCTAGATATAGCTCAG GATGTCGATGCTCTGGATTTGGAGATGCTGGCCCCCTACATCTCCATGGATGATGACTTCCAGCTCAACTCCAGCGAGCAGCTACCCAGGGTCTACCACAGACCTCCAAGGGCTGTCCCCCGGCCCCGTGCCCGGAGCTTCCATGGCCTatcacccccaccccctgaaCCCTTCCTGCTGCCCCGCTGGGGAAGCGACCCCAGGCTGAGCTGCTCCAGCCCTTCCAGAGGAGACCCTTCAGCATCCTCCTCAGTGGCTGGGTCTCGGAAGAG GGCCCTGGCCCAGAGCTCAGAGGACGAGGCTGAGGGGGTAGAACTGCTGGGAGTGAGACCCCCCAAACGATCCACCAGCCCAGAACCTGAAAGCTTCCTGCTGTTTCCCCTCAGCCTG AGTTTCCTTCTGACAGGAGGACCAACCCTAGGGAGCCAGCAGGATCCCAGCACCCACCTCCTGGACCTGAATGAGCCCCTGG